In Microbacterium laevaniformans, a single window of DNA contains:
- a CDS encoding DNA-3-methyladenine glycosylase — MSERSGLIPATRAALTALPVEVAPRLLGGLLEVTIGDARVAVRPTEVEAYHGAGTGPEADPGSHARMGRTARNATMWGPPGHLYVYLSHGIHSCVNVVCGPQGQAGGILLRAGEVIDGEQIAFARRPTARVARDLARGPGRLGDAVGLRHPVHDGIDAVVGVPRAGAVARLWLPVAARSDIASGPRVGVAGVAGTAAFPWRFWVAGDPTVSPFRWGRGAGPTL; from the coding sequence ATGAGCGAGCGCTCGGGCCTGATTCCCGCGACCCGGGCAGCGCTCACGGCGCTGCCGGTGGAGGTGGCGCCGCGCCTGCTCGGCGGTTTGCTGGAGGTGACGATCGGCGACGCACGCGTGGCGGTGCGTCCGACCGAGGTGGAGGCCTATCACGGCGCCGGGACCGGACCGGAGGCCGACCCCGGATCGCACGCGCGGATGGGGCGGACGGCCCGCAACGCGACGATGTGGGGCCCACCGGGTCATCTCTACGTCTACCTGAGCCACGGCATCCATTCCTGCGTCAACGTCGTGTGCGGGCCGCAGGGTCAGGCCGGCGGAATCCTGCTGCGCGCCGGCGAGGTGATCGACGGCGAGCAGATCGCCTTCGCGCGTCGGCCCACGGCGCGCGTGGCCCGCGATCTCGCGCGCGGCCCCGGCAGGCTCGGGGATGCCGTGGGCCTGCGCCACCCCGTCCACGACGGCATCGACGCGGTCGTGGGCGTCCCGCGGGCCGGCGCCGTCGCCCGTCTGTGGCTGCCGGTCGCGGCCCGCTCCGACATCGCGTCGGGACCTCGCGTCGGGGTCGCGGGCGTCGCGGGGACGGCCGCATTCCCGTGGCGGTTCTGGGTCGCGGGCGACCCGACCGTCTCGCCGTTCCGCTGGGGGCGCGGGGCGGGTCCGACGCTCTGA
- a CDS encoding metal ABC transporter permease: MSWGDIGNALFGGMARYGDILALVQNSVWAGAVLGIIGGLIGVFVLQRDMAFAVHGISELSFAGAAAALLLGVDVVTGSIAGSLIAAGLIGWLGARARDRNSIIGVLMPFGLGIGILCISLYNGRSANRFSLLTGQIVSVQSDQLTVLIALSAIVLVGLLLIWRPLNFDSLDPQSAAARGVPTTVVSFAFMILLGIVVAVAVHIIGALLVLSLLVTPAAAAMRVSTGPIAVPLLAAGFGVTAAVGGILLAIAGTLPVSPYITTLSFLIYLVCRVVDGVRRRGTVEA, from the coding sequence GTGAGCTGGGGAGACATCGGCAACGCGCTGTTCGGCGGGATGGCGCGCTACGGCGACATCCTCGCCCTGGTGCAGAACTCCGTCTGGGCCGGCGCGGTGCTCGGCATCATCGGCGGACTCATCGGCGTGTTCGTCCTGCAGCGCGACATGGCCTTCGCCGTGCACGGCATCAGCGAGCTGTCCTTCGCCGGCGCGGCGGCGGCGCTCCTTCTCGGCGTCGACGTCGTCACGGGCTCGATCGCGGGCTCGCTCATCGCGGCGGGTCTCATCGGCTGGCTGGGCGCGCGCGCCCGCGACCGCAACTCGATCATCGGCGTGCTCATGCCGTTCGGGCTGGGTATCGGCATCCTGTGCATCTCGCTCTACAACGGCCGCAGCGCCAACCGCTTCAGCCTGCTGACCGGTCAGATCGTGTCGGTGCAGAGCGATCAGCTGACGGTGCTGATCGCCTTGAGCGCGATCGTGCTCGTGGGACTGCTGCTCATCTGGAGACCGCTGAACTTCGACTCGCTCGACCCGCAGTCGGCCGCCGCGCGCGGCGTGCCGACGACCGTCGTCTCGTTCGCGTTCATGATCCTGTTGGGCATCGTCGTGGCGGTGGCGGTGCACATCATCGGTGCCCTCCTGGTGCTCTCGCTGCTGGTGACCCCGGCGGCGGCGGCGATGCGGGTCTCCACCGGCCCCATCGCCGTGCCTCTGCTGGCCGCCGGCTTCGGCGTCACCGCGGCGGTGGGCGGCATTCTGCTCGCCATCGCGGGAACGCTGCCGGTGAGCCCCTACATCACGACGCTGTCGTTCCTCATCTACCTCGTCTGCCGCGTCGTCGACGGCGTGCGTCGGCGCGGCACGGTCGAGGCGTGA
- a CDS encoding Fur family transcriptional regulator: MAQRNTWQRDRVREALTDAPGFVSAQALHATLRGENTGIGLATVYRALATLAASGEADQLQSPDGEAIYRACSTTGHHHHLICRSCGLAVEIEAHEVEAWAQRTAAAHGFTAAEHVVDIFGLCASCSALRAADPVGERVD, encoded by the coding sequence ATGGCCCAGCGCAACACCTGGCAGCGCGATCGCGTGCGCGAGGCGTTGACCGACGCCCCCGGTTTCGTCAGCGCCCAGGCGCTGCACGCGACCCTGCGCGGCGAGAACACGGGCATCGGACTGGCCACCGTCTACCGGGCGCTCGCGACGCTCGCCGCCAGCGGCGAGGCCGATCAGCTGCAGAGTCCCGACGGCGAAGCCATCTACCGCGCGTGCTCGACGACCGGTCACCATCACCACCTGATCTGCCGCTCGTGCGGTCTCGCCGTCGAGATCGAGGCCCACGAGGTCGAGGCGTGGGCGCAGCGCACCGCCGCCGCGCACGGGTTCACCGCCGCCGAGCACGTCGTCGACATCTTCGGTCTCTGCGCCTCCTGCTCCGCGCTGCGCGCCGCCGATCCGGTCGGAGAGCGTGTCGACTGA
- a CDS encoding permease, whose product MSTEVRVAPARPLVAVGIGALVVAALIAVDFLAPGPALPTRLQDGLTLSISVLIESLPFVILGVLLSIVVQVWVPAGAIERWMPRAPWARRAVLSLLGMLIPVCECGNVPFARGLMMRGLGVAETLTFLIAAPIVNPIVIITTHQAFGFDDGILIARLLGGYAVANLIGWLYSRHPDPDGLITDRFRASCEISLENAAHGRGPGKAQQSLAQFVVELRAVMPALVIGSALAGAVQVLVPRSALLAIGSNPALSIVAMITLAMIVSICSNVDAFFALSFASTFTPGSIVAFLLVGPLVDVKMLALLRTTFRSNVLVGLVVIVVLFAVAVGSVVNLLA is encoded by the coding sequence GTGTCGACTGAGGTGCGCGTCGCGCCGGCCCGTCCCCTGGTGGCCGTCGGCATCGGCGCGCTGGTGGTGGCCGCGCTCATCGCGGTCGATTTCCTCGCCCCGGGGCCTGCCTTGCCGACCCGGCTGCAGGACGGTCTCACCCTCTCCATCAGCGTCCTGATCGAGTCGCTCCCCTTCGTGATCCTCGGCGTCCTGCTGTCGATCGTGGTGCAGGTGTGGGTGCCGGCCGGTGCGATCGAACGATGGATGCCGCGGGCACCGTGGGCGCGGCGGGCGGTGCTGTCGCTCCTGGGCATGCTCATCCCCGTCTGCGAGTGCGGAAACGTCCCCTTCGCGCGCGGTCTCATGATGCGCGGGCTGGGGGTCGCCGAGACGCTCACCTTCCTGATCGCCGCGCCGATCGTGAACCCGATCGTGATCATCACCACGCACCAGGCGTTCGGGTTCGACGACGGCATCCTCATCGCGCGCCTCCTCGGCGGCTATGCGGTCGCGAACCTCATCGGGTGGCTCTACAGCCGGCATCCCGACCCCGATGGCCTCATCACGGATCGCTTCCGTGCCAGCTGCGAGATCTCGCTCGAGAACGCGGCGCACGGCCGCGGGCCGGGCAAGGCGCAGCAGAGCCTCGCCCAGTTCGTCGTCGAACTGCGCGCCGTCATGCCCGCGCTCGTGATCGGCTCTGCCCTGGCCGGCGCCGTGCAGGTGCTCGTGCCGCGCTCGGCGCTGCTGGCGATCGGATCGAACCCCGCGCTGTCGATCGTGGCCATGATCACGCTCGCGATGATCGTGTCGATCTGCTCGAACGTCGACGCCTTCTTCGCGCTCTCGTTCGCCTCGACCTTCACGCCCGGCTCGATCGTCGCGTTCCTGCTCGTGGGTCCGCTCGTCGACGTCAAGATGCTCGCGCTGCTGCGCACCACCTTCCGCTCGAACGTGCTGGTAGGGCTCGTCGTGATCGTCGTGCTGTTCGCCGTGGCCGTCGGATCGGTGGTGAACCTCCTTGCGTGA
- a CDS encoding LysR substrate-binding domain-containing protein, with product MLLIDIIDSLSPWTRGCRSGRRVALTAAGEHLLEPAREIVDATSRLQSAATGRVEGLLRVGIFVNLPTLRMPELFAAFRAQHPLVRLRLISSPSGSTGLADELRRGRIDLAFMGLPSAELPDLDTVELVRSPFVALLPDGHALSALPEVPLELLAAESWIDAPHGFGHRVLLERALTRAGLVREVATEVSAVGDIPAFVAAGFGVALAPQVLVVPTPGTIAVPVTPVIEWPLSVSTRRHAGPAAVALRAVMLQRFAVG from the coding sequence ATGCTGCTCATCGACATCATCGATAGTTTGTCGCCATGGACACGAGGCTGCCGTTCCGGACGGCGCGTCGCGCTGACGGCCGCCGGTGAGCACCTGCTGGAGCCCGCTCGGGAGATCGTCGATGCGACGAGCCGATTGCAGAGCGCGGCGACCGGTCGCGTCGAGGGCCTGCTGCGCGTGGGCATCTTCGTGAACCTCCCGACCCTGCGCATGCCCGAGCTGTTCGCCGCCTTCCGCGCGCAGCATCCCCTCGTGCGCCTGCGCCTGATCTCCTCTCCCTCCGGCTCCACCGGCCTCGCCGACGAGCTGCGGCGGGGACGGATCGACCTCGCCTTCATGGGGCTGCCGTCCGCGGAGCTGCCCGACCTCGACACCGTCGAGCTGGTGCGCTCGCCCTTCGTGGCACTGCTCCCCGACGGGCATGCACTCAGCGCGCTGCCGGAGGTTCCCCTCGAACTCCTGGCGGCCGAATCATGGATCGACGCTCCGCACGGCTTCGGTCACCGCGTGCTCCTCGAACGAGCCCTGACCCGCGCCGGGCTCGTGCGCGAGGTGGCGACCGAGGTCTCCGCGGTCGGCGACATCCCCGCGTTCGTCGCCGCCGGTTTCGGCGTGGCGCTCGCGCCGCAGGTGCTCGTCGTCCCGACGCCCGGCACGATCGCGGTGCCCGTCACGCCGGTGATCGAGTGGCCGCTGAGCGTGAGCACCCGGCGGCACGCCGGACCGGCGGCGGTGGCGCTGCGCGCGGTCATGCTGCAGCGGTTCGCCGTCGGCTGA
- a CDS encoding Ig-like domain-containing protein, whose protein sequence is MSTERATRRERTRRRRARAFLAGFAIVVAALAVIGLAGAAVTVAQGPRVTNVSVDPDAAVSAAGSRLIITTTQSLAKVTPTQVTVSPAAPFTVDTSGRSVGIRFTQPLWDDTSYTVTIDGVSGIGGGPTASVSQSFTTPALQAFVLQRGDGGDRILRTGLAGQDPEPVYTNAHIEDFRATAGHLVMSTLDDDKKSHLVVTDLDGGNVRELALPGDGTVTDLQSADRGDLIGYTYTDATVGTPGAREARLFTASLASAQSDAQPTMIQRSGGESRVDDWRFVPGTDSILMLTYDGALTLISPSGGDPVTLGNAVSIDGIARGTTTAIVERVEGPAAIDLATAKQVDLPPTDKALGQTNKMVPMSNGDTLRVLAVVDGFTVRSTTVNVVDTAGKATPVFSVDPKNILIQSCVSPSGRYAAFLVAPDAVSNPYDGYKLPMPTHLRTHVVALSGPEAGTEVGALAGFDISWCQTPPRT, encoded by the coding sequence ATGAGTACTGAGCGCGCGACGCGTCGTGAGCGCACACGTCGCCGCCGCGCCCGCGCCTTCCTCGCGGGGTTCGCGATCGTCGTCGCCGCGCTGGCCGTCATCGGACTCGCCGGCGCCGCCGTCACGGTCGCGCAGGGTCCGCGCGTCACGAACGTGAGCGTCGACCCGGATGCCGCGGTCAGCGCGGCCGGCTCGCGGCTGATCATCACGACCACCCAGTCCCTCGCCAAGGTCACGCCGACCCAGGTCACCGTCTCGCCCGCCGCGCCTTTCACCGTGGACACGTCCGGACGCAGCGTGGGCATCCGCTTCACCCAGCCGCTGTGGGACGACACCTCGTACACCGTGACGATCGATGGGGTCAGCGGCATCGGCGGCGGCCCGACAGCATCCGTCTCGCAGAGCTTCACCACGCCCGCGCTGCAGGCCTTCGTCCTGCAGCGCGGCGACGGCGGCGATCGGATCCTGCGCACCGGCCTCGCCGGTCAAGACCCCGAACCGGTCTACACCAACGCGCACATCGAAGACTTCCGTGCCACCGCCGGCCATCTCGTCATGTCGACGCTCGACGACGACAAGAAGTCGCACCTCGTGGTCACCGATCTCGACGGCGGCAACGTGCGCGAGCTCGCCCTCCCCGGCGACGGCACGGTCACCGACCTGCAGAGCGCCGATCGGGGAGATCTCATCGGCTACACCTACACGGATGCCACCGTCGGCACGCCGGGCGCTCGCGAAGCCCGGCTGTTCACGGCCTCGCTCGCCTCCGCGCAGAGCGATGCGCAGCCGACGATGATCCAGCGCAGCGGCGGCGAGTCCCGCGTCGACGACTGGCGGTTCGTGCCCGGCACCGACAGCATCCTCATGCTCACCTACGACGGCGCCCTCACTCTCATCTCCCCGTCCGGCGGCGACCCGGTCACCCTCGGCAACGCCGTGTCGATCGACGGCATCGCGCGCGGCACGACCACCGCGATCGTCGAGCGTGTGGAGGGGCCCGCGGCCATCGATCTGGCCACGGCCAAGCAGGTCGACCTGCCGCCGACCGACAAGGCTCTGGGGCAGACCAACAAGATGGTGCCGATGAGCAACGGCGACACGCTGCGGGTGCTCGCCGTCGTCGACGGCTTCACGGTGCGCTCCACCACCGTCAACGTCGTCGACACCGCGGGAAAGGCGACACCGGTCTTCTCCGTCGACCCGAAAAACATCCTCATCCAGTCGTGCGTGTCGCCGAGCGGGAGGTACGCCGCGTTCCTCGTGGCCCCGGATGCCGTGTCGAACCCGTACGACGGGTACAAGCTGCCGATGCCGACGCACCTGCGCACCCACGTCGTGGCCCTCTCCGGCCCGGAGGCGGGAACCGAGGTCGGCGCGCTCGCGGGCTTCGACATCTCGTGGTGCCAGACGCCGCCGCGCACATGA
- the rpmB gene encoding 50S ribosomal protein L28: MAAVCQVTGAVPGFGHNISHSHRRTKRRFDPNVQKKTYYVPSLGRKITLNVSAKGIKVIDARGIESVVKDLIAKGVKL, translated from the coding sequence ATGGCAGCAGTGTGCCAGGTGACCGGAGCTGTTCCCGGCTTCGGTCACAACATCTCGCACTCGCACCGCCGGACGAAGCGCCGCTTCGACCCGAACGTGCAGAAGAAGACCTACTACGTTCCTTCGCTCGGTCGCAAGATCACGCTGAACGTGTCGGCCAAGGGCATCAAGGTCATTGACGCCCGCGGCATCGAGTCGGTCGTCAAGGACCTCATCGCGAAGGGTGTGAAGCTCTAA
- a CDS encoding TIGR03943 family putative permease subunit, whose translation MRELIGSRLLGVGLAAGLAAVTVVLWLNGQLALYINPSSNWFAVPMAIIALVGAVISFALPEGAESDHGHDHDHGHERRGGWGTAATVTGGVLSVGVVAAIMLTPPATLSAELAMQRDTGAPPLFQGSDTVALASTGDTSKFGVGEWASVFATATNPEAFDGDTITLTGFVTPTDGGFGLTRLVITHCVIDAQPASVPVASGDIPATGTWVTVTGTIRDAGGRLQIQPASVQTVDQPKDPYEY comes from the coding sequence TTGCGTGAACTGATCGGATCGCGCCTGCTCGGGGTGGGACTGGCCGCGGGCCTGGCCGCGGTCACGGTGGTGCTGTGGCTGAACGGCCAGCTGGCGCTGTACATCAACCCCTCGTCGAACTGGTTCGCGGTGCCGATGGCGATCATCGCCCTCGTCGGTGCGGTGATCAGCTTCGCCCTGCCGGAGGGCGCCGAATCCGACCACGGGCACGATCACGACCACGGCCACGAGCGCCGCGGCGGCTGGGGCACCGCCGCGACCGTGACCGGCGGTGTGCTGTCGGTCGGCGTCGTCGCGGCGATCATGCTGACGCCTCCGGCGACGCTGTCCGCCGAGCTCGCGATGCAGCGCGACACGGGTGCTCCACCACTGTTCCAAGGCTCCGACACCGTGGCGCTGGCTTCCACGGGCGACACCTCGAAGTTCGGCGTCGGGGAGTGGGCGAGCGTGTTCGCGACGGCGACCAACCCCGAGGCGTTCGACGGCGACACCATCACGCTCACCGGGTTCGTGACCCCCACCGACGGCGGATTCGGACTGACGCGCCTGGTCATCACGCACTGCGTCATCGATGCGCAGCCGGCGAGTGTGCCGGTTGCCTCGGGCGACATCCCGGCCACCGGCACGTGGGTCACCGTGACGGGCACGATCCGCGACGCGGGGGGACGACTGCAGATCCAGCCGGCCTCCGTGCAGACGGTCGATCAACCCAAGGATCCGTATGAGTACTGA
- the rpmG gene encoding 50S ribosomal protein L33 translates to MAKKAQDVRPIIKLRSTAGTGYTYVTRKNRRNNPDRIVLKKYDPVIRKHVEFREER, encoded by the coding sequence ATGGCGAAGAAGGCTCAGGACGTTCGTCCGATCATCAAGCTCCGGTCGACCGCCGGCACGGGGTACACCTACGTGACGCGTAAGAACCGTCGCAACAACCCCGACCGCATCGTGCTGAAGAAGTACGACCCGGTGATCCGCAAGCACGTCGAATTCCGAGAGGAGCGCTGA
- a CDS encoding MFS transporter — MTTTSLPAAGAPAVMFLLWQDVTGLIVARFVSGVGIGGLTATATAHIAELRAVAVPSSTIAPIVSNFANMGGLAVGPLVAGALVTWVPAQLETPYAVFLGLLALALVATAVVPETVDRGQRRRYRPQRIAFRRPHAARSGQRAPGRSPDSRCSAS; from the coding sequence ATGACCACCACCAGCCTCCCCGCCGCCGGGGCGCCCGCCGTGATGTTCCTGCTCTGGCAGGACGTCACGGGACTCATCGTGGCCCGCTTCGTCTCCGGCGTCGGCATCGGCGGGTTGACCGCCACCGCGACGGCGCACATCGCCGAACTGCGCGCCGTGGCGGTGCCGTCGTCGACGATCGCCCCGATCGTCTCCAACTTCGCGAACATGGGGGGACTGGCCGTCGGGCCGCTCGTCGCCGGTGCGCTGGTCACCTGGGTGCCCGCTCAGCTGGAGACGCCCTACGCGGTGTTCCTCGGGCTGCTCGCCCTCGCTCTCGTGGCGACAGCGGTGGTTCCCGAGACCGTCGACCGCGGGCAGCGGCGGCGCTACCGTCCGCAGCGCATCGCTTTCCGGCGGCCGCACGCGGCGCGTTCTGGGCAGCGGGCACCGGGGCGTTCACCGGATTCGCGGTGTTCGGCCTCATGA